The following proteins are co-located in the Deinococcus sp. KNUC1210 genome:
- a CDS encoding Gfo/Idh/MocA family protein translates to MTELLVGIVGTGVISRAYLEIARDLGLFRVAAVTDLDLSRAEALAQEFGVRALPMDELLASSEIGAVVNLTPPAAHAGVSLAALNAGKHVYSEKPLATSREDGQAILETAARLGLRVGCAPDTFLGAGLQTARELLDAGTIGRPVGAAAFFMGSGPERWHPDPGFFYQPGAGPLFDMGPYYLTALVSLLGGVTRVSGSASRAHEERVIGSGARQGERVPVATPTHVTAQLEFGSGVSATFIASFDVQASELPRIELYGTEGTLSLPDPNTFGGPLKLRRAGESDWTEVPLTRPFAKNARGIGLADLLDAEAHGTPHRASGELALHILDIMTTVLEAAEQGRSLPLSSQANRPEALSPHPAWLP, encoded by the coding sequence ATGACCGAACTGCTGGTGGGAATCGTCGGCACCGGGGTCATCAGCCGCGCCTATCTGGAGATCGCCCGCGACCTGGGACTGTTCCGGGTGGCTGCCGTGACCGACCTCGACCTGAGCCGCGCCGAGGCACTCGCACAGGAATTCGGGGTGCGTGCCCTGCCGATGGATGAACTGCTGGCCAGCAGCGAGATCGGCGCGGTGGTCAACCTGACGCCGCCTGCCGCGCACGCCGGGGTGTCGCTGGCAGCCCTGAACGCCGGAAAACACGTCTACAGCGAGAAACCGCTGGCGACCTCCCGCGAGGACGGACAGGCCATTCTGGAGACGGCGGCCCGACTGGGTCTGCGGGTCGGCTGCGCTCCCGATACCTTCCTGGGGGCAGGTCTTCAGACAGCCCGTGAGCTGCTGGATGCCGGAACCATCGGCAGACCGGTGGGCGCGGCGGCCTTCTTCATGGGAAGTGGCCCCGAGAGGTGGCACCCCGACCCAGGGTTCTTCTATCAGCCGGGGGCCGGGCCGCTGTTCGACATGGGGCCGTACTACCTGACAGCGCTGGTGTCGCTGCTCGGCGGCGTCACGCGGGTCAGCGGCAGCGCGTCGCGGGCGCACGAAGAACGCGTCATCGGAAGTGGAGCACGGCAGGGCGAACGCGTTCCTGTCGCCACGCCCACCCACGTCACGGCGCAGCTGGAGTTCGGCAGCGGCGTCAGCGCCACCTTTATCGCCAGTTTCGATGTGCAGGCGAGCGAACTGCCACGCATTGAGCTGTACGGCACCGAGGGCACACTGAGCCTGCCCGATCCCAACACGTTTGGCGGCCCGCTGAAACTGCGCCGCGCGGGTGAGAGCGACTGGACAGAGGTGCCGCTGACCCGGCCCTTCGCCAAGAACGCACGCGGCATCGGGCTGGCCGACCTGCTCGACGCCGAGGCTCACGGCACGCCACACCGGGCGAGCGGTGAACTGGCCCTCCACATCCTCGACATCATGACGACGGTGCTGGAAGCCGCCGAACAGGGCCGCAGTCTTCCGCTGAGCAGTCAGGCCAACAGGCCGGAAGCGCTGTCCCCGCACCCGGCCTGGCTGCCCTGA
- a CDS encoding CGNR zinc finger domain-containing protein, producing MAEEFLFLGGDASVDLVNTTFHRQLPGGADELLTSGERARRWFVQAGLLSEADAAQLDEDTLLHGTRRMRAALDAVYRPLAHRQPDEASTQRGLNVLNAVLGQGRERLEVKRQGEAFARASIFEPLGPSDPNVQIARRAADLLHRLEPHRLKECENPGCDLIFYDDSRNASRRWCSMEGCGNQQKQARHRRHVAQKGRTES from the coding sequence ATGGCCGAAGAGTTTCTGTTCCTGGGTGGAGATGCCAGTGTCGATCTGGTCAATACCACCTTTCACCGCCAACTGCCCGGAGGGGCCGACGAACTGCTGACCTCGGGCGAGCGGGCGCGGCGCTGGTTTGTACAGGCGGGTCTGCTCAGCGAGGCCGACGCCGCCCAGCTCGACGAAGACACGCTGCTGCACGGCACCAGACGGATGCGGGCCGCACTGGACGCGGTCTATCGTCCACTGGCTCACCGGCAGCCCGACGAGGCCTCGACCCAGCGCGGCCTGAACGTGCTGAACGCGGTGCTGGGGCAGGGCCGTGAGCGGCTGGAAGTGAAGCGCCAGGGCGAGGCGTTTGCGCGGGCCTCGATCTTTGAACCGCTGGGGCCGAGCGATCCGAATGTACAGATCGCCCGGCGTGCTGCCGATCTGCTGCACCGCCTGGAACCGCACCGCCTGAAAGAGTGTGAGAACCCCGGCTGCGACCTGATTTTCTATGACGACAGCCGCAATGCCTCGCGCCGCTGGTGTTCGATGGAAGGCTGCGGAAATCAGCAGAAGCAGGCCCGCCACCGTCGTCACGTCGCGCAGAAGGGCCGAACCGAATCCTGA
- a CDS encoding sugar phosphate isomerase/epimerase, with protein MTELPVSHPGTLSVQLYTFRDAVAQDTPGSIARLAQLGFRYVEPFGLGTRHRSAAERMESVKTLRRTLDEHGIQASSVHAAAPVGPETEAILDELEVLGSRLTVVSWPGEVWGFERDALATLEGTQRFAEAMNTAAANAAGRGLKLGYHNHWWEWNTLENGQSAYDTLLSLLDPAVFTEVDTYWAQTAGQDPATLLHALGGRTLALHLKDGPAQPEVPQVPLGGGVVDYRAAIMAAPSARWHVLEMDASAGDAFEDVGQSAQTLIAAGLSAWEA; from the coding sequence ATGACCGAACTTCCCGTTTCGCACCCCGGCACCCTCTCGGTGCAGCTCTACACCTTCCGCGACGCAGTGGCACAGGACACCCCCGGCAGCATCGCCCGCCTGGCACAGCTGGGCTTCCGGTACGTCGAACCCTTCGGTCTGGGCACGCGTCACCGATCTGCCGCCGAGCGCATGGAGTCGGTGAAGACGCTGCGCCGCACACTCGACGAGCACGGGATTCAGGCGTCGTCGGTGCATGCTGCCGCGCCCGTCGGCCCCGAGACTGAAGCGATTCTGGACGAGCTGGAAGTGCTGGGCTCACGGCTCACGGTGGTGTCGTGGCCCGGCGAGGTGTGGGGCTTCGAGCGCGACGCACTGGCGACCCTCGAAGGCACTCAGCGATTTGCCGAGGCCATGAACACCGCTGCCGCCAACGCAGCCGGTCGGGGCCTGAAGCTGGGCTACCACAACCACTGGTGGGAATGGAACACGCTCGAAAACGGCCAGAGCGCCTACGACACGTTGCTGAGTCTGCTCGATCCCGCCGTCTTCACCGAGGTGGATACCTACTGGGCGCAGACGGCAGGCCAGGACCCGGCAACGCTGCTGCACGCGCTGGGCGGGCGCACCCTGGCCCTCCACCTGAAGGACGGTCCCGCTCAGCCCGAAGTGCCCCAGGTGCCGCTGGGCGGTGGCGTTGTCGATTACCGCGCTGCCATCATGGCCGCACCTTCAGCCCGCTGGCACGTTCTGGAGATGGACGCCAGTGCCGGAGACGCCTTCGAGGACGTGGGCCAGAGCGCCCAGACGCTGATCGCGGCAGGGCTGTCGGCATGGGAAGCATGA
- a CDS encoding glycoside hydrolase family 3 protein has translation MSLLAGADFWRTVPIPRLGIPALKVSDGPAGARGGGALVGSTHTAAFPVGIALGSTWNVDLLREVGAALAREAHDKGAGVLLAPTINLFRSTLNGRNFESYAEDPFLTGTLATAYVQGLQAAGVAATVKHFVGNESEYQRNTISSDIPERALRELYLRPFEMVVKDAQPWAIMTAYNKLDGTYASEHPRLLEGILRGEWKFDGLVMSDWGGTHSAGASVRAGLDLEMPGPSRARTTLLSEAEHDPATRAAVRQSARNVLRLIERTGTFADPRDVSDSAEKGEEAPDIRALIRRAGAEGIVLLKNDGLLPLPQGLRVAVIGPNAATGQVMGGGSAQMNAHRRVSPLEGLRAALGEERVTYALGCDNDRFLPTLSVPVQLEFFDAQGVSCGTQERAGSEQMLFSLPQGLNADDFRATMTLTLQAEHDGEYDLSLYSAGLSRLRVDGQEAIDNWTHWQPGDTYFNFGSDEVRATHFLKAGPHTAVVEFAPKSVENTVAAFSAMRLGFRPPTPQNQLEEAVSAAAQADVVVLCVGTNGDWETEGVDRWGLELPGRQNELIGAVLAANPRTVVLLQTGGPVTMPWLDAAPAVLQAWFPGQEAGFSVTDVLLGQADPGGRLPQTFPRSLHDDPVHPLEPGLQYPGEQGHVAYQEGLFIGYRHVDRHALTPLFPFGHGLSYTTFTLTDAQLSAEVLEPGGTLRVRVQVRNTGERSGQTVVQLYVREKNPQRERPDKELKGFAKMNLKAGETQEVQLELEMRSLAAFDDTRAAWVADAGEFEVLLGQSSADLPITLHFRLLEQWSEGVSSSPKEAHA, from the coding sequence GTGTCGCTGCTGGCCGGTGCCGATTTCTGGCGGACCGTGCCGATTCCCCGCCTGGGCATTCCCGCCCTGAAGGTCAGCGACGGCCCTGCCGGAGCACGCGGCGGCGGCGCACTGGTCGGCAGTACACACACGGCAGCCTTTCCGGTGGGCATCGCGCTGGGCAGTACCTGGAACGTGGACCTGCTGCGCGAGGTCGGTGCGGCGCTGGCCCGCGAGGCGCACGACAAGGGCGCAGGCGTGCTGCTGGCTCCCACCATCAACCTGTTCCGCAGCACCCTGAACGGACGCAACTTCGAGAGCTACGCCGAAGATCCCTTCCTGACCGGCACGCTCGCCACCGCCTACGTGCAGGGCCTGCAGGCGGCGGGCGTGGCAGCCACCGTCAAGCATTTCGTGGGCAACGAATCGGAATATCAGCGCAACACCATCTCCTCGGATATTCCTGAGCGGGCACTGCGCGAACTGTATCTGCGCCCCTTCGAGATGGTCGTGAAAGACGCGCAGCCGTGGGCGATCATGACCGCCTACAACAAACTGGACGGCACCTACGCCAGCGAGCACCCGCGCCTGCTGGAAGGCATTCTGCGCGGCGAGTGGAAGTTCGACGGTCTGGTGATGAGCGACTGGGGCGGCACCCACAGCGCGGGCGCGTCGGTGCGGGCGGGGCTGGATCTGGAAATGCCGGGGCCGTCGCGTGCCCGCACCACGCTGCTGAGCGAGGCCGAGCACGACCCTGCCACCCGCGCCGCCGTGCGCCAGTCGGCCAGAAACGTGCTGCGGCTGATCGAACGTACCGGAACGTTTGCAGACCCCCGCGATGTCAGCGATTCGGCCGAGAAAGGGGAAGAAGCTCCTGATATCCGCGCCCTGATCCGCCGGGCCGGGGCAGAAGGGATAGTGCTACTGAAAAACGATGGGCTGCTGCCGCTGCCGCAGGGCCTGCGGGTCGCGGTCATCGGCCCCAATGCCGCCACCGGGCAGGTGATGGGCGGAGGCAGCGCCCAGATGAACGCCCACCGCCGCGTTTCTCCGCTGGAAGGGCTGCGGGCCGCACTGGGAGAGGAGCGCGTGACCTACGCACTCGGCTGCGACAACGACCGCTTCCTGCCCACGCTGAGCGTCCCGGTGCAGCTCGAATTCTTCGACGCACAGGGCGTGTCCTGCGGCACCCAGGAACGGGCGGGCAGCGAACAGATGCTCTTCTCGCTGCCGCAGGGCCTGAACGCCGACGACTTCCGGGCCACCATGACCCTGACGCTTCAGGCCGAGCACGACGGCGAATACGACCTGAGCCTGTACAGCGCGGGCCTCAGCCGCCTGCGCGTGGACGGCCAGGAGGCGATCGACAACTGGACCCACTGGCAACCGGGCGACACCTATTTCAATTTCGGAAGCGACGAGGTGCGGGCCACCCACTTCCTGAAGGCCGGGCCACACACCGCCGTCGTCGAATTCGCGCCCAAATCGGTCGAGAATACCGTCGCGGCGTTCAGCGCCATGCGGCTGGGATTCCGCCCGCCCACGCCGCAGAACCAGCTGGAAGAGGCCGTGAGCGCGGCGGCACAGGCCGATGTGGTGGTGCTGTGCGTCGGCACCAACGGCGACTGGGAAACCGAGGGCGTGGACCGCTGGGGGCTTGAACTGCCGGGCCGTCAGAACGAGCTGATCGGCGCAGTGCTGGCGGCCAATCCGCGCACGGTGGTGCTGCTCCAGACGGGCGGCCCGGTCACGATGCCCTGGCTGGACGCCGCACCCGCCGTCTTGCAGGCGTGGTTTCCCGGTCAGGAGGCGGGGTTCAGCGTCACCGATGTGCTGCTGGGACAGGCAGACCCCGGCGGCAGACTGCCCCAGACCTTTCCGCGCAGCCTGCACGACGACCCCGTTCATCCACTCGAACCGGGCCTTCAGTACCCCGGCGAACAGGGGCACGTGGCCTACCAGGAGGGACTGTTCATCGGCTACCGGCATGTAGACCGGCACGCACTGACGCCGCTGTTTCCTTTCGGCCACGGCCTGAGTTACACCACGTTCACCCTCACAGACGCGCAGCTGAGCGCCGAGGTGCTGGAACCAGGCGGAACGCTGCGCGTGCGTGTGCAGGTTCGCAATACCGGGGAACGCAGCGGACAGACGGTGGTGCAGCTGTACGTGCGCGAGAAGAACCCCCAGCGGGAGAGGCCCGACAAGGAACTGAAGGGCTTCGCCAAGATGAATCTGAAGGCGGGCGAAACACAGGAGGTACAGCTGGAGCTGGAAATGCGCTCACTGGCCGCGTTCGACGACACCCGGGCCGCCTGGGTCGCCGACGCGGGCGAATTCGAGGTGCTGCTGGGCCAGAGCAGTGCCGATCTGCCGATCACGCTCCATTTCCGACTGCTGGAACAGTGGAGCGAAGGCGTTTCCTCATCGCCCAAGGAGGCACACGCATGA